One genomic segment of Natronospira proteinivora includes these proteins:
- the galU gene encoding UTP--glucose-1-phosphate uridylyltransferase GalU — protein MTSTIRKAVFPVAGLGTRFLPATKASPKEMLPVVDKPLVQYAVEEAVEAGVDTIIFVTGRNKRPIPDHFDRAYELENELKLRGKEDKYELARNVIPDHVDCVYIRQAEALGLGHAVQCAEKIVGNEPFYVVLADDLVHNGGKGCLAQMGDQFDELSHSLIGVQQVPEDHTNKYGIVAGDAITDQLRRLNRIVEKPEPEQAPSNWGVIGRYALTPRIFHHLANTGKGAGGEIQLTDAIATLMLEEAVYAYNFEGKRYDCGDKLGYLEATVEMALEHPELGEDFGEYLDRFLQQQRSAS, from the coding sequence ATGACAAGCACCATCCGCAAAGCCGTATTCCCGGTAGCCGGGCTCGGCACCCGTTTTCTCCCCGCCACCAAGGCCAGCCCCAAGGAAATGCTGCCCGTGGTGGACAAGCCACTGGTGCAGTACGCCGTGGAAGAGGCCGTGGAAGCTGGCGTCGATACCATCATCTTCGTCACCGGCCGCAACAAGCGCCCCATCCCGGACCACTTCGACCGCGCCTACGAGCTGGAAAACGAGCTCAAGCTGCGCGGCAAGGAAGACAAGTACGAACTTGCCCGCAACGTCATCCCGGATCACGTGGACTGCGTTTACATCCGCCAGGCCGAAGCCCTCGGCCTCGGCCATGCCGTGCAATGCGCCGAGAAGATCGTCGGCAACGAGCCCTTCTATGTGGTGCTCGCCGATGATCTCGTCCACAACGGCGGCAAGGGCTGCCTTGCCCAGATGGGTGATCAGTTCGACGAACTCAGCCACAGCCTCATCGGCGTGCAGCAAGTCCCCGAAGACCACACCAACAAATACGGCATCGTCGCCGGCGATGCCATCACAGACCAGCTGCGCCGCCTCAACCGCATCGTGGAAAAGCCTGAGCCCGAACAGGCCCCCTCAAACTGGGGCGTCATCGGCCGCTATGCCCTGACCCCGCGCATCTTCCACCACCTGGCCAACACCGGCAAAGGCGCCGGCGGTGAAATCCAGCTCACCGACGCCATCGCCACCCTGATGCTGGAAGAAGCCGTCTATGCCTACAACTTCGAAGGCAAACGCTACGACTGCGGCGACAAGCTGGGCTACCTGGAAGCCACGGTGGAAATGGCGCTGGAGCATCCGGAGCTGGGCGAAGATTTTGGCGAGTATCTGGATCGCTTCCTGCAGCAGCAACGCAGCGCATCCTGA